The Tumebacillus amylolyticus genome contains a region encoding:
- a CDS encoding DUF4760 domain-containing protein: MAVDRPTLQDADLLLKLFQEFEGDAMYASRQWLLHEMKATTIEEFRELYPENSAENRHFFRVYRFFEMTGTLYKNGLVHPDLLFDIWYVNQFYHACYPIIMSIRSHGDKHVAENFEFLAMAELDWIAKAKGPDIVPDLPYRRK, encoded by the coding sequence GTGGCTGTTGATCGACCCACTCTTCAAGACGCAGACTTGTTGCTGAAATTGTTCCAAGAGTTTGAAGGGGACGCGATGTATGCGTCCCGCCAATGGTTGCTGCACGAGATGAAAGCAACGACCATCGAAGAGTTTCGGGAGCTCTACCCGGAGAACAGTGCCGAGAACCGGCACTTTTTCCGCGTATATCGATTCTTCGAGATGACCGGCACGCTGTACAAAAACGGGCTCGTGCATCCCGATCTGCTGTTTGACATCTGGTACGTGAACCAGTTCTACCACGCCTGCTACCCGATCATCATGAGCATCCGGTCGCACGGCGACAAGCATGTCGCGGAGAACTTCGAGTTCCTGGCGATGGCCGAACTCGATTGGATTGCCAAAGCGAAAGGTCCGGACATCGTCCCGGACCTTCCGTACCGCCGCAAATAA
- a CDS encoding HAD family hydrolase, with protein MVQAVLFDLDETLLDRSLSVRMFLLHQHARYLDHWAHVPLETFQARFWELDSFGYVHKSIVYRQLLEEFEIEELSAEALMREFYRECNEHAQPFAGMVETLEALRARGLKLGIVTNGQTEMQSLGLSVLGLNERVDAVLISEAEGLRKPDPALFARAAERLGVAPEACLYVGDHPRNDIHGARTAGMKTAWFPNSVAWIEEVERADHEICHLRDILTFV; from the coding sequence ATGGTGCAAGCGGTGCTGTTTGACTTGGATGAGACGTTGTTGGATCGCAGTCTGTCGGTTCGGATGTTTTTGCTTCATCAACATGCGCGGTATCTCGATCATTGGGCGCATGTGCCGTTGGAAACGTTCCAAGCCCGTTTTTGGGAGTTGGATTCGTTTGGCTATGTACATAAGTCTATCGTATATAGACAATTGTTGGAAGAGTTTGAGATTGAGGAGTTGTCGGCGGAGGCGTTGATGCGCGAGTTTTACCGGGAGTGCAACGAGCATGCCCAGCCGTTTGCAGGCATGGTGGAAACGCTGGAAGCGTTGCGTGCGCGAGGGCTGAAGCTCGGTATCGTCACCAACGGCCAGACGGAGATGCAGTCGTTGGGACTCTCGGTGCTCGGGCTGAACGAACGCGTGGACGCCGTGCTGATATCCGAAGCGGAGGGTCTGCGCAAGCCGGACCCGGCGCTTTTTGCACGGGCGGCGGAGCGGCTGGGAGTGGCTCCCGAAGCGTGCCTCTATGTGGGAGATCACCCGCGCAACGACATTCACGGAGCGCGGACGGCGGGGATGAAGACGGCGTGGTTCCCGAACAGTGTCGCGTGGATCGAAGAGGTGGAGCGTGCCGATCATGAGATTTGCCATCTCCGCGACATTCTGACGTTCGTATAA
- a CDS encoding MFS transporter — MKSSLFANRNFTLLYLGQLVSLFGDWFKTIALIGVTYALYPHASAVGGMFIASVLPVLFGGIIMGPLVDRLNKKKIMIYVDIARSLLSAAVIYGAWVQNIWIVYIFIAASALVSSLFAPARATMLPELVGKDKIVQATSSFALLNSVAMAVATALGGFVADWVGPYAVLWYDAASYLFSAVCIYFIQYAWTKPSEAKARVPYLQQVKEGIVYVKNRPQLVAVYNLQFWRDFCLGYVYILFSLYILNELQAGNSGIGIGYSITAIAYIIGAFFIKRYFKKKPFDDTAFFKIYFPFNILYGIGLGVTFSIHNWPLFLAFLLVTNIFQSGVNIVTETSLLTYSDPSIRGRVYASWLSMSRLAYGIALPLFSAVGEWIPISQGGKLLTVIIALSTLVLIGYLKSRLARLQAEHQPDVSIGG; from the coding sequence ATGAAGTCCTCACTGTTTGCCAACCGGAACTTCACGTTGCTTTACCTCGGACAACTGGTCTCGCTGTTCGGTGACTGGTTCAAAACGATCGCGCTCATCGGCGTGACCTACGCCCTGTATCCGCATGCAAGCGCCGTCGGCGGTATGTTCATCGCAAGTGTTCTGCCCGTGCTGTTTGGCGGGATCATCATGGGCCCGCTCGTCGACCGTCTGAACAAGAAAAAAATCATGATCTACGTCGACATCGCCCGTTCCCTGCTCTCCGCCGCGGTGATCTACGGCGCTTGGGTTCAGAACATCTGGATCGTCTACATCTTCATCGCCGCGTCTGCGCTGGTTTCGTCCTTGTTCGCACCGGCCCGCGCCACGATGCTGCCGGAATTAGTCGGCAAGGACAAAATCGTGCAAGCGACGAGTTCGTTCGCCCTTTTGAACTCCGTTGCCATGGCGGTGGCCACAGCGCTTGGCGGCTTCGTGGCGGACTGGGTCGGGCCGTATGCCGTGCTCTGGTATGACGCTGCGTCGTACCTGTTCTCGGCCGTGTGCATCTACTTCATTCAATACGCCTGGACGAAACCGTCCGAAGCCAAAGCCCGTGTTCCCTACTTGCAACAAGTCAAAGAAGGGATCGTCTACGTCAAAAACCGCCCCCAACTGGTTGCGGTGTACAACCTGCAATTCTGGCGCGACTTCTGCTTGGGCTACGTGTACATCCTCTTCTCCCTGTACATCTTGAACGAGTTGCAAGCCGGCAACTCCGGCATCGGGATCGGGTATTCGATCACGGCGATTGCGTACATCATCGGCGCGTTCTTCATCAAACGCTACTTCAAAAAGAAACCGTTCGACGACACGGCGTTTTTCAAAATTTACTTCCCGTTCAACATCCTGTACGGCATCGGGCTTGGCGTGACGTTCTCGATTCACAACTGGCCACTGTTCCTCGCGTTCCTGCTCGTGACAAACATCTTCCAATCCGGGGTGAACATCGTCACGGAAACTTCGCTCCTCACCTACTCCGACCCCTCGATTCGCGGCCGTGTCTATGCGTCGTGGCTGTCGATGTCGCGTCTCGCCTACGGAATTGCCCTGCCGCTGTTCTCTGCGGTCGGCGAATGGATTCCGATCTCGCAAGGAGGCAAGTTGTTGACGGTGATCATCGCGCTGTCTACACTGGTATTGATTGGCTATCTGAAGTCCCGCTTGGCACGACTGCAAGCGGAACACCAACCTGACGTTTCGATTGGAGGATGA
- a CDS encoding phosphotransferase enzyme family protein gives MKSTLATAYNIHDATLSPIPHGAVNRNYVVQANEGPYVLKHYSTLHYSPEHIARTCDVQSYVWESGLRVPEIVKNEAGEWITPVEDGFVVLSRFVSGRHHIRGHIHEKPAYQSGATLARLQEHLAKLPDDQSFALKSLPDALRDTESLLRKAEAHRHRSPVDEVACSILRYKLQALQSRSDLSQVAQHLPSQWVHGDYHEVNLLFTAEDEVAAVIDFDNMRCMPRGLEVMRAISLMFFTRQSGLEPHAYKFFEGFTRHTPTLTEAELTLYVPLRRYYALSRHWPLEARYEAPERYDERWDHYIQPPSDWWERNAEGVTERLLQIRARCQ, from the coding sequence ATGAAATCCACACTCGCCACCGCCTACAACATACACGATGCCACGCTGTCCCCGATACCGCACGGAGCCGTGAACCGAAATTACGTGGTTCAAGCCAACGAGGGTCCCTATGTCTTGAAGCATTATTCCACTCTGCACTATTCTCCTGAGCATATCGCACGAACATGCGACGTGCAATCGTACGTTTGGGAGTCGGGCCTGCGCGTGCCGGAGATCGTGAAAAACGAGGCGGGGGAGTGGATCACGCCTGTCGAGGACGGCTTCGTCGTGTTGAGCCGCTTCGTCTCCGGTCGGCATCACATCCGAGGTCACATCCACGAAAAACCGGCGTACCAGAGCGGCGCGACGTTGGCGCGCTTGCAAGAGCACTTGGCAAAACTGCCGGATGATCAATCCTTCGCGCTCAAATCCCTCCCAGACGCCCTGCGCGACACGGAGAGCCTCTTGCGCAAAGCGGAGGCACATCGGCACCGAAGCCCGGTGGACGAAGTCGCCTGCTCGATTCTGCGCTACAAACTGCAAGCGTTGCAATCCCGCAGCGACCTCTCGCAAGTGGCTCAACACCTGCCCAGCCAATGGGTACACGGGGATTACCATGAAGTGAATTTGCTGTTCACCGCCGAAGACGAGGTAGCGGCTGTCATCGATTTTGACAACATGCGGTGCATGCCAAGAGGGCTGGAAGTCATGCGGGCGATCTCGCTGATGTTTTTCACCCGCCAGAGCGGTCTCGAACCTCACGCGTACAAGTTTTTCGAAGGCTTCACCCGCCACACACCCACTCTCACAGAAGCGGAACTGACGCTGTACGTGCCGTTGCGACGCTACTATGCACTCAGCCGTCATTGGCCCCTCGAGGCGCGCTATGAAGCGCCTGAGCGCTACGACGAGCGCTGGGACCACTACATCCAACCGCCGTCCGACTGGTGGGAACGCAACGCAGAGGGAGTCACCGAACGCCTCTTGCAAATCCGGGCTCGCTGTCAGTGA
- a CDS encoding DUF3307 domain-containing protein, producing the protein MDWLIGHLVGDYLLQNDWMALNKKKKNWRGELACNVHCLLWTGSVLLFTGWWDLWHFVLVYLSHYLLDRTPIVMRIVNFINIWKPQSWVYIIYDNVLHLLFLYLIAKYVPFTG; encoded by the coding sequence ATGGATTGGCTGATCGGCCATCTCGTGGGTGACTACCTCCTGCAGAACGATTGGATGGCGCTGAACAAAAAGAAGAAGAACTGGCGGGGCGAGTTGGCCTGTAACGTTCACTGTCTGTTGTGGACAGGGAGTGTGCTTCTGTTCACCGGCTGGTGGGATTTGTGGCATTTCGTGCTGGTCTACCTGTCGCATTATCTCTTGGACCGCACGCCGATCGTCATGCGCATCGTCAATTTCATCAACATTTGGAAACCTCAGTCGTGGGTCTACATCATCTACGACAACGTCCTGCACTTGCTGTTCCTGTACCTGATTGCCAAATACGTACCGTTCACGGGGTGA
- a CDS encoding AAA family ATPase: protein MFSIGNYEVLEQLSEGLHTVVYRALHTPTQKRVILKALKAEYPPKDEIVRLKREYDIAREIESVGIVRPIGLEPYRNGYALVLEDVGGDSLQQHLAYQRFDHATFLQVGIRVTEALGRLHQHRIIHKDLKPHNVIANLNTGIVQITDFGIASRLSTERQELINPDQLEGTLLYMSPEQTGRMNRMIDYRTDIYSLGVTFYELLTGRLPFSATDPLEIVHCHIAKTATPPHAVDPSVPKALSDIVMRCLAKNAEDRYQSAYGLKRDFEECLRQCVETGVIEEFPIGLRDKSEIFQIPEKLYGRGDALQSLSTVFNRVTQGTRELLLVTGPSGIGKSFFVHEIHRQVAREKGFFLTGKFDQFKRHIPYHALIQALRQLIHQLLTESEGSVRQWRDFILAALGSNGSVMVEVIPELELIIGKQPPAPLLPPTETQNRFQYTMQQFIKVFTGREHPLVLFLDDLQWADSATLALFELFLEDPGTSHLLLIGAYRDNEVMAADRLMVMVDELRRHQRHTVSMVRLSQLDEENVQHLVADTFQCAVEEGAALAELVYRKTNGNPFFVKQFLQSLYAQKKVQFDPEAGAWTWNLDDIREMDITDNVVEFMGAKIRQLPEPTQNLLSVAACIGSTFDLHTLLEVVGWQTKETAHRLWDALQEGFVVPVGTAYKLLFSMWQDDAFEALTGETRVSFKFLHDRVQQVAYSLISEAALPEVHLRIGQILLRQHHAEEWEESLFEMVNHLNVGSALIQTQEELVMLMRLNLLAGRRAKASTAYEPALKYLRNGVGLLPTEPWKTSYELSGELHVELSEVEYLCGNFETAESLFDYILANVRTKLEKANVYNIKAMLYINQEKYEDVTRLCSDGLQLLGMKLPQRASRLRILRGLLKSKWLLRGRTTEDLMNMPVASNPFQNQIMRLLINYINAAYFVDQEYFAFLNVTNLAFTLRHGNSIGSGLSYGGYGMMIGSLFGDYEKGYEFGRLAVQIHERIEYDLLKGQAYFGFATFISHWTRPLREGVDSLRDGYQCSIESGDRVYAVYNCTSLIHFLMIMGTPFDEMTQEINKYSDTILRTKVEMTANNFRVIRAFLARMKGEEGVAFDYHDHVRYCRDKGDLFQMGFTTHYQLRASYLLGEYQDAVDAAKAFESVISGSLGQVQLPDHSLFYSLTLTELFSKATPSKRSHYRHLLTRHLKKLRKWAKFAPDNNHCKAKLVEAEIARLEGNLPHAMDAYEEAIRHAGKQGFLPIAALANELAAKFYLGLGKERIAKTYLLEARYTYQKWGALEKVRLLDRTYPEWLTISKHETESRLEIASAAGSASTTGEHSTHQIDLQTVLKASRAISGEIVLSNLLENMMQILAENAGAQKACLLIERDGELLLEAMKEPGREDVTVLQARPFHECPDLAATVIQYVRRMQEPVVLHDATREEMFAKDPYIEQHRPASIFCMPILNQGKRVGLLYLENNLTTHAFTEGRLALMELLSSQIAVSLQNAELYHHQVQLNLAYGKFVPHQFLRFLEKTSILDVQLGDHVQTNMSIMFADIRSFTTMSEKMTPEENFEFLNEYLRHMEAPIIENRGFIDKFIGDSIMALFDKGADDAVRAGVEMLHQLQAYNLDRGKKGLAPIEIGIGLNSGRMMLGTLGGNHRMDSTVISDAVNLASRMEDLTKVYGVPLLISEHTYVRLVDPNRYCIRILDRVKVKGKTEPVSVYEVFDADPPEIRAGKVATKVLFDNAYEKFQREEYEAAQTLFAKCLSQNLYDKTAAAYIQRCERLKNQTDIEMETTQG, encoded by the coding sequence TTGTTTTCGATAGGCAATTATGAAGTGTTAGAACAACTGTCGGAGGGGTTGCACACGGTGGTCTACCGGGCGTTGCACACCCCGACGCAGAAGCGCGTCATCCTCAAGGCGTTGAAGGCAGAATACCCTCCGAAGGACGAAATCGTCCGACTCAAGCGGGAGTATGACATCGCCCGCGAGATCGAGAGCGTGGGGATCGTCCGCCCGATCGGTCTGGAACCGTATCGCAACGGGTACGCTCTCGTGCTCGAAGACGTGGGCGGCGATTCGTTGCAGCAGCATCTCGCGTACCAGCGCTTCGACCACGCGACTTTTTTGCAGGTGGGAATTCGGGTCACCGAAGCGCTCGGACGACTGCATCAACATCGGATCATCCACAAAGACCTCAAACCTCACAACGTGATCGCCAACTTGAACACAGGAATCGTGCAGATCACCGACTTTGGGATTGCGTCCCGACTGTCCACGGAGCGCCAAGAGTTGATCAACCCCGATCAACTGGAAGGCACGCTTTTGTATATGTCTCCGGAGCAGACGGGTCGCATGAATCGGATGATCGACTACCGCACGGACATCTATTCGTTGGGCGTCACGTTCTACGAATTGCTGACGGGGCGATTGCCGTTTAGCGCCACCGATCCGTTGGAGATCGTTCATTGTCACATCGCCAAGACGGCGACACCTCCGCATGCGGTGGACCCTTCGGTTCCGAAAGCTCTGTCCGACATCGTGATGCGTTGTCTGGCCAAGAACGCCGAAGACCGCTACCAAAGTGCCTACGGGCTCAAGCGCGATTTCGAAGAGTGTTTGCGGCAATGTGTGGAGACGGGCGTCATCGAGGAGTTTCCCATCGGACTGCGGGACAAATCGGAGATCTTTCAGATTCCGGAGAAGCTCTACGGACGGGGAGATGCGTTGCAATCGCTCTCGACGGTGTTCAACCGTGTCACCCAAGGCACGCGAGAACTGCTGCTCGTCACAGGGCCGTCGGGGATCGGCAAGTCGTTTTTTGTCCATGAAATTCATCGGCAGGTGGCGCGGGAGAAGGGCTTTTTCCTGACGGGCAAGTTTGACCAGTTCAAGCGGCACATCCCGTACCATGCCTTGATTCAAGCCCTCCGCCAACTGATTCACCAACTGCTGACGGAGAGCGAAGGAAGCGTGCGCCAGTGGCGGGACTTCATCTTGGCGGCGCTTGGGTCGAACGGGTCGGTCATGGTCGAGGTCATCCCCGAGTTGGAGTTGATCATCGGCAAACAACCGCCCGCGCCGCTTTTGCCTCCGACGGAGACGCAGAACCGTTTCCAGTACACGATGCAGCAGTTTATCAAGGTGTTTACAGGACGAGAGCACCCCTTGGTGCTTTTTCTGGACGATTTGCAGTGGGCGGATTCGGCGACGCTTGCGTTGTTTGAACTGTTCTTGGAAGACCCGGGCACGTCGCATCTGCTGTTGATCGGGGCGTACCGCGACAACGAAGTAATGGCTGCTGACCGGCTGATGGTCATGGTCGATGAATTGCGCCGCCACCAGCGCCATACCGTGTCGATGGTTCGACTCTCCCAACTCGATGAGGAAAACGTTCAACATCTGGTTGCCGACACGTTCCAATGTGCGGTCGAGGAGGGAGCAGCGCTTGCGGAACTCGTGTACCGGAAGACGAACGGGAATCCGTTTTTTGTCAAGCAGTTTTTGCAAAGCCTCTATGCACAAAAAAAAGTGCAGTTCGATCCCGAGGCGGGTGCCTGGACGTGGAACCTCGACGACATCCGCGAGATGGACATCACAGACAACGTGGTCGAGTTCATGGGGGCGAAGATTCGCCAACTGCCGGAGCCGACACAGAACTTGCTGAGCGTAGCGGCCTGCATCGGCAGTACATTCGACTTGCACACGCTGCTTGAAGTGGTGGGCTGGCAGACGAAGGAAACGGCGCACCGTCTCTGGGACGCTCTGCAAGAAGGGTTCGTGGTGCCCGTTGGGACGGCGTATAAACTGCTGTTCAGCATGTGGCAGGACGATGCGTTTGAAGCGTTGACGGGCGAGACTCGCGTTTCGTTTAAGTTCTTGCACGACCGCGTTCAGCAAGTTGCGTATTCGCTGATCTCGGAGGCCGCGTTGCCGGAAGTGCATCTGCGCATCGGGCAGATTCTGCTCCGCCAACATCATGCGGAGGAGTGGGAAGAGAGCCTGTTCGAGATGGTCAACCACCTCAATGTCGGCTCTGCGCTGATTCAAACGCAAGAGGAGCTCGTGATGCTGATGCGTCTGAACCTGCTGGCAGGACGCCGCGCCAAAGCTTCGACTGCGTATGAACCCGCTTTGAAATATCTCCGAAACGGTGTCGGCTTGCTTCCAACCGAACCGTGGAAGACCTCCTATGAACTGTCGGGGGAGCTCCACGTCGAGCTCTCCGAAGTGGAATACCTCTGCGGAAACTTCGAAACGGCGGAGAGCTTGTTCGACTACATCCTCGCCAACGTGCGGACGAAGTTGGAGAAAGCCAACGTCTACAACATCAAAGCCATGCTCTACATCAACCAAGAGAAGTACGAAGACGTCACCCGACTCTGCTCCGACGGCTTGCAATTGCTCGGCATGAAATTGCCGCAACGGGCGAGCCGCCTGCGCATCTTGCGAGGGCTGTTGAAGTCGAAGTGGCTCTTGCGCGGACGAACGACGGAAGACCTGATGAACATGCCTGTCGCGAGCAACCCGTTCCAAAACCAGATCATGCGCTTGCTGATCAACTACATCAACGCGGCGTACTTCGTCGACCAAGAGTACTTCGCGTTCCTGAACGTGACCAACTTGGCGTTCACGCTCCGGCACGGCAACTCCATCGGCTCCGGCCTCTCCTATGGAGGCTACGGGATGATGATCGGTTCGCTGTTCGGAGATTATGAAAAAGGCTACGAGTTCGGTCGCTTGGCGGTCCAAATTCACGAACGGATCGAGTACGACCTGTTAAAAGGGCAGGCGTACTTCGGGTTTGCCACGTTCATCTCGCACTGGACACGACCACTGCGCGAAGGAGTCGATTCTCTGCGCGACGGCTATCAATGCTCCATCGAGTCAGGCGACCGTGTCTATGCCGTCTACAACTGCACGAGCTTGATCCACTTCCTCATGATCATGGGCACCCCGTTTGACGAGATGACGCAGGAGATCAACAAGTACTCCGACACGATCTTGCGCACCAAAGTCGAGATGACCGCCAACAACTTCCGTGTCATCCGCGCGTTTCTCGCCCGTATGAAGGGGGAGGAGGGCGTTGCGTTCGACTACCACGACCATGTTCGGTACTGCCGGGACAAAGGCGACCTGTTCCAAATGGGTTTCACGACGCACTACCAGTTGCGCGCTTCCTACTTGCTCGGTGAATACCAAGACGCCGTCGACGCGGCCAAAGCGTTCGAGAGCGTTATCAGCGGCTCGCTTGGACAAGTTCAACTGCCGGATCATTCGCTGTTCTACTCGCTGACGCTGACGGAACTTTTTTCAAAAGCGACGCCCTCCAAGCGCAGTCACTACCGACATCTGTTGACCCGTCATCTGAAAAAGCTTCGCAAGTGGGCGAAGTTCGCACCGGACAACAACCATTGCAAAGCCAAGCTCGTAGAAGCGGAAATCGCCCGCCTGGAAGGCAACTTGCCTCACGCGATGGACGCCTACGAAGAAGCGATTCGTCACGCCGGCAAGCAAGGCTTTCTGCCGATTGCCGCCCTCGCCAACGAACTGGCGGCGAAGTTCTACTTGGGTCTGGGCAAGGAACGGATCGCCAAAACCTACCTGCTCGAAGCCCGCTACACCTACCAAAAGTGGGGAGCCCTCGAAAAAGTACGACTCCTCGACCGCACCTACCCCGAGTGGCTGACGATCTCCAAGCACGAGACGGAGAGCCGCTTGGAAATCGCGTCCGCCGCGGGCTCCGCTTCCACCACAGGCGAGCACAGCACCCACCAAATCGACCTCCAAACGGTGTTAAAAGCGTCTCGCGCCATCTCGGGCGAGATCGTCCTGAGCAACCTCTTGGAGAACATGATGCAGATTCTCGCCGAAAACGCCGGAGCCCAAAAAGCCTGCCTGTTGATCGAGCGCGACGGGGAGCTGTTGTTGGAAGCGATGAAGGAGCCGGGCCGCGAGGACGTCACCGTCTTGCAGGCGCGTCCCTTCCATGAATGTCCGGACCTCGCAGCCACGGTCATTCAATACGTGCGCCGGATGCAAGAACCTGTCGTCCTGCACGACGCCACTCGAGAAGAGATGTTCGCCAAGGACCCTTACATCGAGCAACACCGTCCCGCGTCGATTTTCTGCATGCCAATCCTCAACCAAGGCAAGCGGGTCGGCCTGCTCTACTTGGAGAACAACTTGACGACGCATGCCTTCACCGAAGGCCGTCTCGCGCTGATGGAACTGCTCTCCTCGCAGATTGCCGTCTCTCTGCAAAACGCCGAGCTCTACCACCACCAAGTGCAACTCAACCTCGCATACGGCAAATTCGTACCGCACCAGTTCTTGCGCTTCTTGGAGAAGACCTCGATCCTCGACGTGCAACTGGGCGACCACGTTCAGACCAACATGTCGATCATGTTTGCCGACATCCGCTCCTTCACGACGATGTCGGAGAAGATGACGCCGGAGGAGAACTTCGAATTTCTCAACGAATACCTGCGCCACATGGAAGCGCCGATCATCGAGAACCGCGGTTTCATCGACAAGTTCATCGGCGACTCGATCATGGCGCTGTTCGACAAGGGCGCCGACGACGCCGTCCGAGCGGGCGTCGAGATGCTGCATCAACTGCAAGCCTACAACCTTGATCGCGGCAAAAAAGGCCTTGCCCCGATCGAGATCGGGATCGGCCTCAATTCGGGTCGGATGATGCTCGGGACGCTCGGCGGAAACCATCGCATGGACTCCACCGTCATCTCCGACGCCGTCAACCTCGCGTCGCGGATGGAGGACTTGACCAAAGTCTACGGCGTGCCGCTGTTGATCAGCGAGCATACCTATGTGCGATTGGTCGATCCGAACCGCTATTGCATCCGCATCCTCGACCGCGTGAAAGTCAAAGGCAAGACAGAGCCGGTCTCCGTGTACGAGGTTTTTGACGCCGATCCGCCGGAGATTCGGGCGGGCAAAGTGGCGACCAAGGTCCTTTTTGACAACGCTTATGAAAAGTTTCAGCGCGAAGAGTACGAAGCGGCCCAGACGTTGTTTGCGAAGTGCCTGAGCCAAAATCTCTACGACAAAACGGCCGCCGCCTATATCCAACGCTGCGAGCGGCTGAAAAACCAGACAGATATCGAAATGGAAACAACTCAGGGGTGA
- a CDS encoding HD-GYP domain-containing protein: MLRPEDMLKLIFGYTARIANERKLDNILLLMADMGREMIQADRCTLWLYDRESNELRTKVAHEVGEMRIPATSGLVGHTILTGQSIIIEDAYRDTRFNQEVDKSTGYRTKSILVIPIRDSEGEIMGAFQAINKTTPEGVFEPSDIEFLTLAAYYSGKSLEAAMLANEIEETQREIIFVMGEVGETRSKETGYHVKRVAEYSKILALGYGMSEEEAELIKTASPMHDIGKVAIPDSILKKPGKLTDEEFDYMKQHTIIGHNLLRNSKRRILKAAATIALQHHEKWNGTGYPNGLRGEEIHLYGRITAIADVFDALGSERVYKKAWEIDRILDLFREERGEHFDPHLVDIFFENLDTFLEIKQKYQDTGECVEL, translated from the coding sequence ATGTTACGCCCAGAAGACATGCTGAAGCTCATCTTCGGCTACACTGCACGAATTGCGAATGAGCGCAAACTTGACAACATCCTCCTTCTTATGGCGGACATGGGCCGAGAGATGATCCAAGCGGACCGCTGCACGCTCTGGCTCTACGACCGAGAGTCGAACGAACTGCGCACCAAAGTCGCGCACGAAGTCGGGGAGATGCGCATCCCGGCCACGTCCGGTCTCGTCGGGCACACGATCTTGACCGGACAATCGATCATCATCGAGGACGCTTACCGCGACACCCGCTTCAACCAAGAAGTGGACAAATCCACGGGGTATCGCACCAAGTCGATCCTCGTCATCCCGATCCGCGACAGTGAAGGCGAGATCATGGGCGCTTTCCAAGCGATCAACAAAACCACGCCCGAGGGCGTGTTTGAACCGAGCGACATCGAATTTCTGACCCTCGCCGCGTACTACTCCGGCAAATCGCTGGAAGCGGCGATGCTCGCCAACGAGATCGAAGAGACGCAACGCGAGATCATTTTCGTGATGGGGGAAGTCGGGGAGACGCGTTCCAAGGAAACGGGCTACCACGTCAAGCGCGTCGCCGAGTATTCGAAGATTCTCGCACTCGGGTACGGCATGAGCGAAGAAGAGGCCGAGTTGATCAAGACCGCCTCTCCCATGCACGACATCGGCAAAGTGGCGATCCCGGACTCGATCTTGAAAAAACCGGGCAAGCTGACTGACGAAGAGTTTGACTACATGAAGCAACACACCATCATCGGCCACAACCTCCTGCGCAACTCCAAGCGCCGCATCTTGAAAGCGGCGGCGACGATTGCGCTGCAACACCATGAGAAGTGGAACGGCACCGGCTATCCGAACGGCTTACGAGGCGAGGAGATTCACCTCTACGGACGCATCACCGCCATCGCCGACGTGTTCGACGCTCTCGGCAGCGAACGCGTGTACAAAAAAGCCTGGGAGATCGACCGCATCCTCGACCTGTTCCGCGAAGAGCGCGGGGAGCACTTCGACCCGCACTTGGTGGATATCTTCTTCGAGAACCTCGACACCTTCCTCGAAATCAAACAGAAGTACCAAGACACCGGCGAGTGCGTCGAGTTATAA